The genomic window AAAAGCTGCTCGATAACGGCATTATTGACGAGAAAAGCAAAAAGCCCATACCCCGTGTTCCCAAAAAGCTCGCAATAGTCACATCGGCAGATGCGGCAGCACTAAGAGATATACTAAGTATCACCAAGAGAAGATACCCTGTTTGCGATATAGAGATATATCCTGCACTTGTGCAGGGCGCATCGGCGGCCGATTCGATATGCAGCTCACTTAAACAGGCTGACATGAGCGGTGCTGATACGATAATTCTTACAAGAGGCGGCGGCTCGGCGGAAGACCTTATGGCTTTTAACAGTGAAAGCGTCGCTATGGCTGTCCATACTTGTAAAACACCGGTTGTTACAGCTGTCGGCCATGAGACTGATACTACGATAGTTGACTATGTTTCTGATATGAGAGCGCCTACACCGTCAGCTGCGGCTGAGCTCTGCACACCGGATATCAGTGAGGTCATATCAGCTATATCACTTCTCGAACGTAGGCTTAACAAAGCATTTGAGTATATTCTTGACAAAAAGCTGTCTGCACTTAATGAGAGCACATCTATACTTAAAAGTCTCTCACCCGAAAGATGGCTTGAAGCTATTGATAACGAGCTTGCAAGACGTCTGGACAGGTTAAGATATGCTATGGAAAGCAAGCTGACAAATGCCGAGAGCAGGCTGATGAAAGACCATGCAATGCTTACAGCACTAAGCCCCTTCGGAGTTATCGACAGAGGATATTCTATAACTACAAAGGACGGAAAGGTCGTTTACGGCAAGAATGACATAAATGCCGGCGACAGCATAGATATCAGATTATCAGATGCTGTTTTGACAGCCAAAGTAAACACTATAAATGAAATAAAGGACAAATAACATGAGTTTTGAAAAATCAATGAGCAGACTTGATGAGATAATAAGATCACTTGATAACGACAAGCTGCCGCTTGACGATGCACTTGAATTGTACAAAGAAGGCATAGCACTCAGTGCCGAGTGCAAAAAAGCCCTTGAATCTGCTAAACAGCAGGTAAAGATAATTGATACCAATAATTCATCGGAGGAAGAATGATGCAGCAGCATAATATATCAAAGCTCAATGATTATTGCGATACAATTAATAGAGAGCTGATGCAGATAAGCAGCTTCAAGCCCGAGTCATCAAAAAGTGTGTGTGATGCTATGGAGTATTCACTAACGGCAGGGGGCAAGAGGATAAGACCTCTGCTCGCTCTTGAATTTTGCAGGATATGCGGCGGCGATACCAAAAAGGCGCTCCGCTCGGCCTGCGCTCTTGAGCTAATACATACATATTCGCTCATTCATGATGACCTCCCTTGTATGGATGATGATGATTACAGGCGTGGGCGTGAATCGTGTCATAAGAAATACGGCGAAGATATTGCCCTGCTTGCCGGAGATGCGCTCAATTCACTGGCTTTTGAAGTCATTGCCAGCGAAGCAGAAAAGGGCAGCATTTCCTTTGAAACAGGAATAAGACTTATCTCTGTGCTGTCAAAGCGTATAGGTGCTGACGGCATGATCGGCGGCCAGGTCATCGACCTTGAATCCGAGGGCAGAGATATTACTATAGATACTCTTGATGAGCTCCAGGAGAAAAAGACCGGCGCTCTGATAGAAGCCGCCTGCCTTATGGGCTTTGTGCTCTCAGGCAGCGAAGACGAAACAAAACGTGAAGCAGTCAGGAATTATGCATTCTGCCTTGGCAAAGCGTTCCAGATAGTTGATGATATTCTCGATGTAGAAGGCAGCTTTGAGGAGCTTGGCAAGCCGATCGGCAGTGACAAGGAGCAGGGTAAGAACACCTACGTCACATTCCTCGGCCTTGACGGCGCTAAGAAAAAGGCCGCAGAGCTGACAGATAAGGCTCTTAAGTATCTTGATGCATTTGACGATAATGAATTTTTAAAAGAGCTTACAGGCGAGCTTCTTACACGAAAAAAATAACGAAAGGCAGATGATCGGATGTCTGCGTTTGATAAATACAAACTAAGCTCAATGGAGCTGCCAAAAGACCTTAAGAAGCTCAGTACAAAAGATGCTGCCGAGCTTTGCGCCGAGGTCAGAGAGATACTTATAGACACAGTATCCAAAACAGGCGGCCACCTTGCTTCCAATTTAGGAACAGTCGAGCTTACAATGGCGATACACAGGGTCTTTGATTCGCCAAAGGATAAGATAGTATGGGATGTTGGCCATCAGGCTTACACCCATAAAATACTTACAGGCAGACTTGATAAATTCAGTACACTCAGACAAGATAACGGTCTGAGTGGCTTTTGCAGGCCTGATGAATCGGTGCATGATGCATTTATCAGCGGCCACAGCTCGACAGCTGTATCGGCAGCTCTTGGCATAGCGTGTGCTATGAAAGCATCAGGTGACAAACACCATGCATTAGCGGTCGTAGGTGACGGTGCCGCAACAGGCGGCCTTTTCTTTGAAGGGCTTAATAACGCCGGCAAAAGTGATACCAATATTATAGTTATTCTCAACTGCAATGAGATGTCGATTTCCAAAAACGTCGGTGCAGTTGCAAAATATCTTTCTCAGCTGAGAACAAAGGATTCATACCATAAGACAAAGTCAGCTGTTGAGCGTGTGCTTGACAAGACACCGCTTATCGGCTCACCGGTCAAGAAGACTATACGTTCCTCAAAGAACGCATTCAAGGATATCCTGCTCCATAGCACTATGTTTGAGGATTTCGGCTTTGAATTTGTAGGTCCTCTTGACGGACATAACCTCGATGAGCTCGAAAAGGGGCTGAAGGCTGCAAAGTCTATGAACAAGCCGGTCTTCGTCCATGTTAATACCACCAAAGGCAAGGGCTACCCGCCGGCAGAGAAAAACCCCGGCGAATTCCACGGTGTTGGTTCTTTTGAGATAAAGACCGGCAACCCTGATGTTGTCACATCTGACAGCTATTCGTCTGTTTTCGGAATGCAGCTTACAGAGCTTGCAAAAAAGAATAAGCGTATCTTTGCTGTCACAGCTGCAATGAAATATGCAACAGGTCTTCATACCTTTGCAAAGGCTTACCCTGACAGGTTTTTTGATGTCGGTATAGCCGAGCAGCACGCTGTAACATTCTGCGGCGGCCTTGCAGCTTCCGGCATAATACCTGTGTTTGCTGTATATTCGACTTTTCTTCAGCGCTCATATGACCAGATAATACATGATCTGTCAATAACCGATTACCATATGGTTTTCGGCATCGACAGAGCAGGTATAGTCGGTTCGGACGGTGAAACACATCAGGGCATATTCGATGTCGGTCTTCTGACATCTGTCCCGAATACTACGATATATTCTCCCTCATGCTATGATGAGGTCAGGCTGTGTCTTTCAAAAGCTATCAACGAAGACACGGGCATAGTTGCTGTCAGATACCCAAGAGGCAGCCAGAAGCAGACATTCGGAGAACCCACTACAGAGTATTGCCTTGAAGGAAACGGCGCAGATACACTTATTGTCACCTATGGAAGACTAAGCTCAAATGCGGCAAGAGCAAGGGCGATACTCAGCAATAAGGATATAAAATGTGATATACTCAGACTTGTGAGCATTTACCCCATAAGCCAGAAGATACTTGAGATATTTTCAAAATATAAACGGGTAATCTTCTTTGAAGAGAGCTATTTCAGCGGCAGTATCAGCGAAAAATACACTGCACTGTGCTCAAATGTCGTGCCTGTAGCGCTTACAGGCTTTATAAGGCACGCACCTGTTGATGTCCTGCTTGATGAAAACGGCCTCTCTGCTGAGAAAATGGCAAAGAAAACTGAGGATATGATAAATGCGACTTGACAGGATAATAGCAGAAAAAAGCCTTTCACCAAGCAGAGAACAGGCAAAAAAGCTCATAGAGCAGGGCCTTGTCACAGTTAACGGCAAGACTGTCACCAAACCTTCGTATGAAGCAAAAGAAGATGATGATATACAAGTCACCGGTGAGCTTTGCAGATATGTCGGAAGAGGAGGACTAAAGCTCGAAGGAGCGCTAAAGGCCTTTGGCGTTGATGTTTCCGGACTTGTATGTGCTGATATAGGTGCATCTACAGGAGGATTTACAGACTGTATGCTGCAAAACGGTGCAAGCCTTGTGTATGCTGTCGATGTCGGCCACGGCCAGCTTGATAAAAAGCTGCTTGATGACCCGAGAGTAATAAACATCGAAGGGGTAAACGCCAGGTATATCGAGCCGGGTTTGTTTGAAAAAAAGCCTGCACTCATGACCTGCGACCTTTCGTTTATCTCTCTCAGGCTTGTTGTAGATAAGCTGATACCATGCCTTGATGAAGGCGGCAGGATAATAACACTTATCAAGCCGCAGTTTGAAGCCGGCAAATCAGCTATCGGCAAAAACGGCATAGTAAAAGACAAAAAAGCTCATATAAGGCTTTTAGATGAGCTTTCGGCATATTTTTTCGGGATAGGGCTCATTATCAAGACTATTACCCATTCACCGATAAAAGGCGGCGACGGCAATATAGAATACATTGCACTTCTTGAAAAAGCAGGAGACTGTAATGTTATAATGCCTGACAGCAAAAGTATAGCAGATGCTGCATTTTCAAAGCTAAAATGATACAGCTTAACGGAGTATTGATATGAAAGCATATATTTTTCCTAATTTTGATAAAGCCAACAGCAGGGAATACACTGTTGAAGCGTGCAATGTTCTTCACCGAAGCGGCATAGGCATAAGCATCGACTCAGATTATAAAGACCTTATAAGCCTAGAATACGATGTCGAATACGGTGATGAAACCGAGCTGATAAAAGACTGTGACGTAGTAATCGCTATCGGCGGTGACGGCACTATCATCAGGTGTGCAGGTCTTGCAGCAGTCTGCTCCAAGCCGATAGTAGGCATCAACTGCGGCAGGCTCGGATTTATGGCTTCGCTTGAAAGAAGTGAGCTCGGGCTGCTTTCGAGACTTAAAAGCGAAGACTACATAAGAAGCAAGAGAATGATGCTCAAAGCGCTTATCTATAAAGAGGGTAAGCTCAAGGGCAGGTTCCATGCACTCAATGATGTGGTAATATCCAAACGCCACAACAGCAAGATAGCTGATTTTGAGGTCTCAAAGGAAGGTATCGTAATATCATCGCTCAGAGCTGACGGTATAATCTTTTCTACACCCACCGGTGCTACAGCATATTCTATGTCGGCAGGAGGCCCAATAATCGAGCCTGACCTGGAATGCATCGAATTTACGCAGATATGTCCTCACTCTTTATTTGCAAGGTCTATGATATTCTCGGCAAACAGTGAGCTTACAGTCAAGTGTCATGCAAAACTTGATGCAAAGGCCGTTGTAAACATCGACGGTGAGAATGTATTTGAAATAGGTGTCAACGACAAGATAGTCATATCAAGGTCAGAATACTCTATTGAGCTTATTGATCTTGTAGGTGGCAGCTTCTTTAATTCAGTCAATTCAAAGCTCATGCAGCCGCTCAAAGGCACGGGAGAAGGCTTATAATAATGAAAAGCAAAAGACTTAATGATATAGTTGATATTATCCTTTCAAATGATATCGACACACAGGAAACGCTCCTTAAATACCTTAAAGAGCGTGGATATAACGTGACGCAGGCGACTGTTTCAAGAGACATAAATGCTCTGTCGCTTGTAAAGATACCCACCGACAGAGGTTCAAAATACGCTCTGCCGAAGAAATCCGAAGCGCTGCTGCGTGATACAAAGGAGCTGTTTGATGAACTTATAGTATCATCAATGATAAGCGTTGACCATGCGCTTAACACTGTTTGTATCAAATGCAAAAGCGGTATGGCTCAGGCTGTGTGCGCAAGGATAGATATGGCGCAGCCTGTAAATACTGTCGGAACACTCGCTGGTGAGGACACAATATTCGTTCTTATGAGAACAGAAAACGATGCAGCGATACTTACTGCTGAGCTTAATTCACTATATAAGGAAAAAATGGGGAACGTATAATGCTTAAGGAACTTTATATCGAAAACCTTGCTGTTATAGAAAAGGCATCAATAGAATTCTGCGACAAGCTGAATGTCTTTACAGGTGAGACAGGTGCCGGTAAATCTATACTTATAGGCGGCATAAATGCGATCCTCGGGCAGCGTGTCAGCAAAGATATCGTAAGATCAGGTGCAAACAAAGCAGTTGTTTCGGCTTCTTTCTATAATATCTGCCCGGAAGCCGTTTCGTTCCTTAGTGATAACGGCATTGAATGTGAGGAAGGCGAGCTGCTTATAACCCGTGAGATACGTTCTGACGGCGGCAGCACAGCGAGGATAAATTCAAGGCCTGTGAATATCTCTCTTTTAAGAGAACTTGGGCAGATGCTTGTAAATGTTCACGGTCAGCATGATAACCAGATACTTATGACAAGCGAGCGCCATATAGATATCCTTGATGAATACTCAGGGGCAGGGGAGATGCTTGAAGAATACAGAAGATCGTTCCATTCGCTTCAGGCACTTGCAAGAAAAATAAATGAACTGAAAAAACAGGCTAATAACAAGGCCTTCAGAATAAATGAGCTTCAGGATATAATAGCAGATATCGACAGCCTTGACATAAAGCCGGGCGAGGACGAGGAGATAGATAAAGAACTTGACATCTCAAAAAATGCTGTTATCCTTTCAGAAGCTATATACAAAGCACACAGCATCTTAAAAGGCACAGATGATGCCGACGGCACGGTAGTCATGGTTAGCGAAGCAAGGGATTCTGTAATGCCGTATTCCGAGCTTTTCAATGAGCTTGCCCCGTTGTCAGAAAGACTCAGCTCTGCTGTTATAGAGCTTGATGATATTGCACAGGAGCTCAGTTCGCTCTCCGACAAGCTCGATGTTGACCCTAAAAGATATGATTATCTTAACGAAAGATCGACAGCATTAAGGAAGATAAAGAAAAAATACGGTCCTGAGCTTGATGATGTTCTCAGAACACTTGAAGACAGCCGCCGTGAGCTCGATGAACTGCTTTCGGCAGACCAGAGCCTCAGCGAATACGAAGAACAGATGCAGCAAATGCTCTCAGAAGTATCTGTAAAGGCGAAAAACTTGTCAGAATTCAGAAAAAAAGCAGCCGAGAAGTTTGTCTCACAGGTCACTGCCGAGCTTGAATTTCTTAATATGCCGAATGTTAAGCTCGTTGTATCACAGACTGCAGGCAAGCTCACAGTAAACGGCCTTGATACGATAGAATTCCTTATTTCTGCCAACCTCGGTGAAGAACCAAAGCCTATCGCCAAGATAGCATCAGGCGGTGAGCTTTCAAGAATAATGCTTGCACTGAAAAACGTTACTGCCGAAAAGGACAGCATTGATACGCTTATTTTTGATGAGATAGACACAGGTGTCAGCGGCAGAGCTGCTCAGAAAATAGGCCTTAAGCTCAAAGAGATAGGCAAGATCCGTCAGGTGCTGTGCGTCACACATCTTTCTCAGATAGCTGTCATGGCTGATGAGCACCTTCTTATCGAGAAAAACGATATCGACGGCAGAACTGTGACCTCTGTCAAGCCTCTTGATATCGAAGGAAGAAAGCTTGAGATCGCCAGGATAATGGGCGGCGATAATATTGATGAGCTTATGCTTGAAAATGCTGAGAATCTAATCAACACATATAAAGCATAAAATAAAGGCGTAGATATTGACTAAACGCATAAAAAATGGTATAATAGTATAATGATTTGATAAAATAATGAAAGGAAGCTGAAAATGAAAGTCACCCTTATAACTCATACTCCCGAGCCTGAAAAGGTAATAGCCACCGCTGCAAAGCTCTGCTATGCAAGCGCTGACATTGATACTCTTATGGACGGGCTCACACAGGAGAAGATCGACAGCTTCCTTGATATGCTCACAAATATCGGCCATGAGAGCCCGATAGAGCACGTTACTTTTACTTTTGGTATCGAGGGCGTTTCACGTTCTCTGCTTGCACAGATAACAAGACACCGTATTGCTTCTTTCTCTGTACAGAGCCAGAGATATGTCGAGGAGAACAGGTTTGAATTCGTAACTCCTCCTGAGATAGCTGCTGATGAAACAGCTGTTAAGCTTTACAATGAGCAGATGCAGTCTTCTATCGACTCGTATAACAAGCTCGCTGATATCTTAAAGGAAAAGCATTTCAAGACATTTACCGAGCAGGGCGATGATGAAAAGACTGCAAAGCGCAAGGCTCAGAAAAAGGCTATTGAGGACGCAAGATTTGTTTTACCCAATGCCTGTGCTACTAAAATGCTCGTTACAATGAACGCAAGAAGCCTTATGAATTTCTTCTCACTCAGATGCTGCAACAGAGCGCAGTGGGAGATACACGAGCTTGCTGATAAGATGCTCAGGCTGTGTGTAGAAGCCGCTCCTACGCTGTTTGCTAAAGCCGGCCCTTCGTGTGTAAGAAGTGGGCGCTGCGGCGAAGGTGCTATGACCTGCGGCAAATTCAAAGAGGTAGTATCAAGGTATAAAGAGCTTAAGGGGCAGAAATGATGACAGGTAAACCAAGACTTGCAGTTATTGAAGGGCTTGACGGCTGCGGCAAAAGCACACAGTTTGAGCTGTGCTCTAAAAAGCTCGCTGCTGACGGAATTAGTGTAAAGCCTATCAGTTTTCCTGATTACGAGCAGCCTTCGAGTGTGCTTGTAAGAATGTATCTTGACGGCAAGCTGTCAGATTCAGCAGATGATATAAACGCATATGCAGCAGCGAGCTTTTACGCTGTTGACAGATATGCAAGCTTCAAGCAGTTCTGGGAAAAGGATTATCTTGAAGGCAAGTTTATACTTGCAGCAAGATATGTTACCTCAAATCTGATTTATCAGATGAGCAAGCTCGATAAGGAATACTGGGAAGAATTCACCGATTGGCTTTATGATTACGAATATGAGCGTCTCGGGCTGCCGAAGCCTGATAAAGTGCTTTTTCTTGATATGCCGCTTGAAGTATCTCAGAAGCTGCTTGCAGCAAGATATGAGGGCGACGAAAGCAAAAAAGACATCCACGAGGCTGATATGGAGTATATGAAAAGATGCAGAGAGGCTGCATATTTCTCAGCCGAAATGCTCGGTTGGGAAATGATAGACTGCTCTGACGGCAAAGCTCCGCTGCCTGTTGATGTTATAAATGATAAGATCATGAACAAGCTCAAAGGGCTTACTAAATAAAAAGAAAGGAATGTTTTGTATGGTATATGTTTTTCTTGCAGATGGGTTTGAAGATGTCGAGGCTATTGCTCCGATAGATATTCTGAGGCGTGCAGGCGTTAATGTCGTAACAGTCGGTGTTACAGGAAAACAGGTGACTACCTCGCATAATATTCCGATAATTGCTGATATAACCGTTGACGAGATAAAGCTCGGCGATGATCTTGATATGATAATTCTCCCGGGCGGTATGCCGGGAACGACTAACCTCGAAAACAGCTCTGAAGTTCAGGCTGCAATAGATTTTTGCTATGAAAGCAAGAAATTCATCGCAGCAATATGCGCAGCACCGACGATCTTAGGTCATAAAGGTCTGCTCACAGGCGTTAAAGCCACCTGCTTCCCGGGGTGTGAGAGCGCTCTTAAGGGCAGTGCTCATATGCCCAAAATGGTCATTCAGGACGGTATATTTATTACCGGTAAAGGCCCCGGCGCTGCTTTCAAATTTGGTTTTAAGCTCGCAGAGCTTCTCTGCGGCAAGGATAAGAGCCTTGCTGTTGAGTCAAATATGCAGTGCAGAGAATGAACAAGCAGGAATTAAGAGCCCGTATGAAGGCTTACCGTTTGTCGCTTGACAGCGCTGAGCGCAAAATCCTCGACAGAGCCATAGCTGACAGGCTGATAGAGCTTGTTTCGCCTTATGACACAGTGCTTTGTTATGTATCTTCTGAAATTGAGGTAGATACAAGGTATGTGTTAAGCGAGCTTTTTAAGGATAGCAGCAAAAAGATACTTGCCCCGAAATGCGTCAAAGGTACAAATATCATGCATTTCTATCCGATAACGGGCTTTGATGATCTTGAAGAAGGCAGCTTCTCTATATATGAGCCGAAAGATGGCATTTCAATGCAGACTGATTTTTCTGACAACAGCTGCTGTATAGTGCCGGCGCTATGCTATGACAGCAAAGGCTACAGAGTAGGCTTCGGCAAGGGATTTTATGACAGGTTTCTTGCAGAGTTTTCAGGTAAAAAGATCGGCATATGCTACAGCGGCTGTATCGTTGACAAGATAGAACATGATGATACAGATATTAAAGCTGATATAATAATAACAGATAAAGGTGTAAGCTATACATAAATGAAAGGAAGATAAGATCTAATGGATGATAAGGACTTTAAGCTCGATGACATTATAAATCAGTATAGTAAAAAAGCTGAAAAAGTCGAGAAAAGCGCTGAAACCTCCGAGCAGCCTGAGCCGGTTCAGGAGGCTGCTGATGAGATCAAAGAAGAGATCAAGGAAGTAGCAGAGGAAGCGGTCACAGAAGCGGCCGCAGACGAGCCCGAGGAAGAAAAGCCGGCTGAAGAAAAAGAAGAGAAAGAAGAAATAGCCGACATTTCCTTTGGCAGTGCTGAGAATAAGGAAAAAGAAGAATTAGGTGAAGATGAGGATATCTCTCTTGAAGCTGAGACTTCTGAGCCTGAGAGTGACAGTGACCCGATAATCCCTGTCTCTGAAAAAACTCGTGCTGTTATATCTGATAACAGCGAGGACAGAACGAAGAAGACTGAAAATGTCAGACCTACAAAAAGCTATGTCCGTGAAGAAGAGGATCTTAAGATCGTCAGATCGGGCAAAAGCAGTTCTTCAAAAAAGCACAAGAAAAAGAAGCGAAAAAAGTCAGGCTTCAATAACTCAGTATTTGGCGGCCTTATCATAATTTCAGTTATTCTCACTGCGTCGATAGTTATTGCATATAACGGCATCAGACTTGGTATGGAATACTTAGGTATCGGCAAGAACTCAAATGAGATCACATTCAATATCCCTGACGGTGCAACATCAGACGAGGTAATAGATCTTTTAAAGGACAATGATATCATCAAAGAGCCTAAGCTGTTCAAGCTGATAATGAAGATGAAAAATCTTGATTTCTACCCCGGTGATATCACGCTTCGCCCCTCAATGAGCTATACACAGATAATCGAGGAGCTATCAGTCAACCGTGCTAACAGAGAAACGGTATCTATTACATTCCCCGAAGGCATAACGCTGAGAGAAGCTGCTCAGATGCTCGAAGAGAATAAAGTCTGCACTAAGAAAGACTTTATCTTCCAGTTCAATAAAAAGCAGGATTTCGCCTTTGAAAACCTCATTGACGAATCAGATCTTACATTCTATAAAATGGAAGGCTACTTCTTCCCGGATACATATGATTTCTATGTAAACGACGATGCATATAATGTTGCGAGAATAATTAAGGAGCATTTTGCTGAGAAATTTACAAGCAGCATGGAAAGCAAGATGAAGCAGAGCGGAATGACGCTTAATGAAGTAATAACCCTCGCTTCTATGGTACAGAAGGAAGCAGGTACTATCAAGGATATGCCTATAGTAGCAAGCGTATTCCTTAACAGACTTGACGAATCCGACCTTTTCCCGTCGCTTGAATCAGATGCTACATCAAACTATATCAAACACGTTATCAAAAAGGAAGCCGATACCAACGTATCTATCAAGTACTACACAGAAGGCTATGATACATACCACTGTAAAGGCTTGCCAGCAGGCCCGATATGCAACCCCGGCCTGGACGCAATAAACGCAGTGCTCAATCCAGAGCAGACAAACTATTACTTCTTCTGTAATAATCTTGACACTGGTAAGGCATACTATGCTGAAACTCTTAAGGAGCATGAAAAGAACCTTGTCAAGGCGGGTCTGGTTGAGGCTGACTAAGCAAATATAGTTCATTACCTGTGCTTTCCGTTCCGGCGGGAAGCACAAGGTTTAATAGGCTTTTTTCGGAGAGTAATATGAAAACACTTATCCTCAACGGTTCACCAAGAAAAAACGGCAATACAATATCGCTGATACACAGGCTCACCGATAAGCTGAACGGGGATATACTTGTAGTTGATGCCTACAGCGGCGATATATCTCCCTGTATTGATTGCAGATATTGCAAAGACCACCCCGGCTGCGCAATTGACGACGGTATGCAAAAGGTTTACAGATATATTGAAAGCTGTGATAGTATCGTTATAGCGTCGCCTATATACTTTAATGAACTGACAGGCAGACTGCTTGATGTTGTAAGCAGGGCTCAGATGTATTTCTGTGCCTCACATTTCAGAAATGAAAAGCTGATCGTCAATTCAAAAAAGGGTGCTATAATACTGACAGGCGGCGGAATGAATAAGTATAAGACCGCTGAAGAAACAGCTGCTCTTATACTTCATACGCTCGGCTGCAATGAGATATTTGATACTGTGTGCAGCCTTGCTACTGACATTATTGACGCTAAAGACGATGCAAAAGCGCTTGCAGATACTGACAGGCTGGCTGAATATTTAAACAAATAAAGGAACTGATAAATATGAACAGAACACTTGAAATACTTGCTCCTGTAGGTGATATGGAAAGACTGTATGCTGCCCTTGACTACGGTGCAGATGCAGTTTACCTCGGCGGAACGATGTTCGGCATGAGGGCAGGTTCAGCAAAATTCGATGCACAGAGCTTAAAGATCGCCTGCAACGAAGCTCATTCAAGGGGCAAACGTGTATATCTCACCTGCAACACATTGCCGCATAATAACGAAATGCCTATGCTTGAAGGCTTTATTAAAGATGCGACAAATGCCGGTGTTGACGCAATGATAGCCAATGATATAGGCGTTTTCTCACTGATAAAGAAGTATTCACCTGATA from Ruminococcus sp. NK3A76 includes these protein-coding regions:
- the xseA gene encoding exodeoxyribonuclease VII large subunit gives rise to the protein MASVLSVSQLNKYVSFKLSSDIKLKGVAIKGEISNFVCHFKSGHMYFTLKDSASQVRAVMFSSNASRLKFEPEDGMNVLAVGNVELYERDGAFQIVVTELVPMGGGAVSDGIEKLKKKLLDNGIIDEKSKKPIPRVPKKLAIVTSADAAALRDILSITKRRYPVCDIEIYPALVQGASAADSICSSLKQADMSGADTIILTRGGGSAEDLMAFNSESVAMAVHTCKTPVVTAVGHETDTTIVDYVSDMRAPTPSAAAELCTPDISEVISAISLLERRLNKAFEYILDKKLSALNESTSILKSLSPERWLEAIDNELARRLDRLRYAMESKLTNAESRLMKDHAMLTALSPFGVIDRGYSITTKDGKVVYGKNDINAGDSIDIRLSDAVLTAKVNTINEIKDK
- the xseB gene encoding exodeoxyribonuclease VII small subunit, with translation MSFEKSMSRLDEIIRSLDNDKLPLDDALELYKEGIALSAECKKALESAKQQVKIIDTNNSSEEE
- a CDS encoding polyprenyl synthetase family protein, which gives rise to MMQQHNISKLNDYCDTINRELMQISSFKPESSKSVCDAMEYSLTAGGKRIRPLLALEFCRICGGDTKKALRSACALELIHTYSLIHDDLPCMDDDDYRRGRESCHKKYGEDIALLAGDALNSLAFEVIASEAEKGSISFETGIRLISVLSKRIGADGMIGGQVIDLESEGRDITIDTLDELQEKKTGALIEAACLMGFVLSGSEDETKREAVRNYAFCLGKAFQIVDDILDVEGSFEELGKPIGSDKEQGKNTYVTFLGLDGAKKKAAELTDKALKYLDAFDDNEFLKELTGELLTRKK
- the dxs gene encoding 1-deoxy-D-xylulose-5-phosphate synthase, which gives rise to MSAFDKYKLSSMELPKDLKKLSTKDAAELCAEVREILIDTVSKTGGHLASNLGTVELTMAIHRVFDSPKDKIVWDVGHQAYTHKILTGRLDKFSTLRQDNGLSGFCRPDESVHDAFISGHSSTAVSAALGIACAMKASGDKHHALAVVGDGAATGGLFFEGLNNAGKSDTNIIVILNCNEMSISKNVGAVAKYLSQLRTKDSYHKTKSAVERVLDKTPLIGSPVKKTIRSSKNAFKDILLHSTMFEDFGFEFVGPLDGHNLDELEKGLKAAKSMNKPVFVHVNTTKGKGYPPAEKNPGEFHGVGSFEIKTGNPDVVTSDSYSSVFGMQLTELAKKNKRIFAVTAAMKYATGLHTFAKAYPDRFFDVGIAEQHAVTFCGGLAASGIIPVFAVYSTFLQRSYDQIIHDLSITDYHMVFGIDRAGIVGSDGETHQGIFDVGLLTSVPNTTIYSPSCYDEVRLCLSKAINEDTGIVAVRYPRGSQKQTFGEPTTEYCLEGNGADTLIVTYGRLSSNAARARAILSNKDIKCDILRLVSIYPISQKILEIFSKYKRVIFFEESYFSGSISEKYTALCSNVVPVALTGFIRHAPVDVLLDENGLSAEKMAKKTEDMINAT
- a CDS encoding TlyA family RNA methyltransferase produces the protein MRLDRIIAEKSLSPSREQAKKLIEQGLVTVNGKTVTKPSYEAKEDDDIQVTGELCRYVGRGGLKLEGALKAFGVDVSGLVCADIGASTGGFTDCMLQNGASLVYAVDVGHGQLDKKLLDDPRVINIEGVNARYIEPGLFEKKPALMTCDLSFISLRLVVDKLIPCLDEGGRIITLIKPQFEAGKSAIGKNGIVKDKKAHIRLLDELSAYFFGIGLIIKTITHSPIKGGDGNIEYIALLEKAGDCNVIMPDSKSIADAAFSKLK
- a CDS encoding NAD(+)/NADH kinase, whose protein sequence is MKAYIFPNFDKANSREYTVEACNVLHRSGIGISIDSDYKDLISLEYDVEYGDETELIKDCDVVIAIGGDGTIIRCAGLAAVCSKPIVGINCGRLGFMASLERSELGLLSRLKSEDYIRSKRMMLKALIYKEGKLKGRFHALNDVVISKRHNSKIADFEVSKEGIVISSLRADGIIFSTPTGATAYSMSAGGPIIEPDLECIEFTQICPHSLFARSMIFSANSELTVKCHAKLDAKAVVNIDGENVFEIGVNDKIVISRSEYSIELIDLVGGSFFNSVNSKLMQPLKGTGEGL
- the recN gene encoding DNA repair protein RecN: MLKELYIENLAVIEKASIEFCDKLNVFTGETGAGKSILIGGINAILGQRVSKDIVRSGANKAVVSASFYNICPEAVSFLSDNGIECEEGELLITREIRSDGGSTARINSRPVNISLLRELGQMLVNVHGQHDNQILMTSERHIDILDEYSGAGEMLEEYRRSFHSLQALARKINELKKQANNKAFRINELQDIIADIDSLDIKPGEDEEIDKELDISKNAVILSEAIYKAHSILKGTDDADGTVVMVSEARDSVMPYSELFNELAPLSERLSSAVIELDDIAQELSSLSDKLDVDPKRYDYLNERSTALRKIKKKYGPELDDVLRTLEDSRRELDELLSADQSLSEYEEQMQQMLSEVSVKAKNLSEFRKKAAEKFVSQVTAELEFLNMPNVKLVVSQTAGKLTVNGLDTIEFLISANLGEEPKPIAKIASGGELSRIMLALKNVTAEKDSIDTLIFDEIDTGVSGRAAQKIGLKLKEIGKIRQVLCVTHLSQIAVMADEHLLIEKNDIDGRTVTSVKPLDIEGRKLEIARIMGGDNIDELMLENAENLINTYKA